The region CGGATCGCCCCCCCAATGACAAACACATAATCATCGCGGGGAAGTCCAGAGGGGGCAGCACATTCCCCGGCAGTAAAATACCGCTACTGGCTTTGCAGCCAATCGGCAAAGGCCTCGACGCTGGACTGCAGCCTGCTTTGCCGCGGACGCACCAGGAAATAGCCATAGTCCGTCAATGCGTGGTCCGACAGGCGGAACAGCTTGGCCTCTTCCAGCTCGCGCGCAATCATCGCGTCCATCAGCGCAATCCCCTGCCCGTCGATGACCGCCTGCACCCGCACGTTGGGGTCGGGGATGATCAGCGCATCACGGCGCGCCTGCTGCGGCAGCCCCGCCGCCTGCTGCCAATCGGTCCAGGCGTTGCTGTCATCGTGGTCGCGCAACAGCGTCATGCTGGCAACCGCCTGCGCGATGCCGTGCCGCGCCACCTGCTCCAGCGCCGCCGAATTGCCAACGGGATAGGCCGGGCAAGGCAGAAACGGGGTGATCTCCCCATCCTCCCACTGGCCGCTGCCCCAGCGGATCGCGATATCCACGCCCTGCGCTTCCAGATCGAACAGCCGGATCATCGGCTGCAGCCGCAGCTGGATATCCGGGTGCTCTTGCATGAACGACATCAGCCGCGGCGACAGCCAGCGGGCGGCAAAATAGGTCGAGACACCTACCGTCAGCGTACGGCTGGAGACGCCCTTCAGCGCCAGAATCCCGGCCTCGATATCCTCGTAATGGCTTTGACAGGCGGCCAGCAGCTTTTGCC is a window of Leisingera sp. NJS204 DNA encoding:
- a CDS encoding LysR substrate-binding domain-containing protein, producing the protein MSVEFRHHDSLRLFVEIARHRSFSDAAGALNMTKGAVSYQVKTLEAELGLALFRRNARGVEITAAGQKLLAACQSHYEDIEAGILALKGVSSRTLTVGVSTYFAARWLSPRLMSFMQEHPDIQLRLQPMIRLFDLEAQGVDIAIRWGSGQWEDGEITPFLPCPAYPVGNSAALEQVARHGIAQAVASMTLLRDHDDSNAWTDWQQAAGLPQQARRDALIIPDPNVRVQAVIDGQGIALMDAMIARELEEAKLFRLSDHALTDYGYFLVRPRQSRLQSSVEAFADWLQSQ